The segment GTTTGGAGAATACCCTTCAGAGCGCAGTCATCTCAGCTCATATACAGCCCAAACCATGGAAAAGTCTGAAATAGGAGTAATGCAACGTTGTGATATAGAAAAACTTTTCAAAGAATCTGGAGATCTGGCCCTTGAATTTTCCTATTGGCTTAGTCAGACGCATCGACATACCCAGTTAAAATTAAGAGACTTGCTATTGTATGGGAAGAACGGGGCGCTTGCTTCAACGCTGATACGTATTGCCAATACCTATGGAATCCATGAGGGAAATAAAATAAAAATCACCAATAAGTTTACCAATATGGAATTGGCAGCATTGATTGGAGCAACCCGGGAAACGGTAAACCGGATACTAACAGCATTTAGGCAGGATGATTTGATACAATACAAGAAGGGAAGGATCGAGATTTTAGATCTAGCCGGGTTAAAAGAAGTTAATCAATGTGAAGAATGTCCGGTGGAGATATGCAGACTTTAGGCGAGCAGCAGAAAAAACGGGAGGGACATAAGCATGTCGCTCCCGTTTTGATTACAATCTTTTAAACAACACATTATTCTCCAAATGGATGTGTTGGAATGTGTTCTCTTCCAGCTCTGCTAATCGAGCATAGGTGATCTGATAAGAACCGCATGCATTGGCATGTGGTTGAAATCCGCCTGTGATGACTCGCATTCTTTTCAACATATCACCGGTCACGTCATGTTCTTCCTCTAACTCCCCATTTGCCACGTGGATCTGTTGTAAAAGTTCTTCACTAGGGTTTTTTTCATATTCTTTAATTAAAGGAAAAACGTCACGCTCTTCTTTCATGGTATGTTCGTCCATTTCGACCTTGAAATCGTTGTACAGGCGATGCAATTCTTGTAAATGCGGCTGATCTCCCCCGTGTTTACGGAACACTTTCGTAACGAACTCCCCGAGTGCAGGGAGTTCCTCTGCTAGATAGGCGTGATGGTTATAGACAATATGATCAACAAGTTCAGTGAGAGGTATGGTATCCCAATCGGTTACCTGGTGATCCTCCTTTTGCCAACTTTCATAAGCTGTATTTAGCTCTGATAAAACAGTTATTTCATCAAGATTCTTTTCGGAAAAGGTTTCCTTGAGTACTCGATCCCCACCACAGCAAAAGTCAATCTGACGTTCCTTAAATAAATCACTGGCCTTCGGGAAAATCTTTACAATATCAGCTGGCGTATGCTCAGCAGTAAATGCATTCATTTTATAACCTCCTAAGATTAGCTTGGTTATGATGATAAGCTATTTTAGAAGGATATTCTGTGAGTGAACTCACTGATTATCCAAATATTTAGGGGATCCTTGAAAATATATAGTGATGTTTCTCACAGAAAAGATGCAACAGATTATGATATGTTATCTATAGATGATCTTGATGGGACGTGTTTGACTTGTTATTAAAGGGCGATTACAAAAAAATCGAACCGGCTTCCGGTGCTATCATTATGGCAATTGGGATTTTTCTAATTGGAACGGTTGAGGCTTTCCCAATTTTAGACATTCAATTAGGAAAATATTTAGCGTTTATATTATTAATAACATGGATTGTCATCTACAAATCGCTTAGCGTACAATTTTTTCACCGTGACTTTTTAATTCCTTTTATTCGGAATCCGGTAAATTCCTTCACCATTGGCACATGGATCGCTGGTGTGTCGGTATTATGTAATGTATTTCTCA is part of the Virgibacillus sp. NKC19-16 genome and harbors:
- a CDS encoding Crp/Fnr family transcriptional regulator, translating into MEWLWSTNTGHFSVDSFNKFREMMVVEEYDKGSRVYWEAEENEKLYFLLKGKVNLTKINEEGKELTMYCFFSGDMFGEYPSERSHLSSYTAQTMEKSEIGVMQRCDIEKLFKESGDLALEFSYWLSQTHRHTQLKLRDLLLYGKNGALASTLIRIANTYGIHEGNKIKITNKFTNMELAALIGATRETVNRILTAFRQDDLIQYKKGRIEILDLAGLKEVNQCEECPVEICRL
- the ric gene encoding iron-sulfur cluster repair di-iron protein gives rise to the protein MNAFTAEHTPADIVKIFPKASDLFKERQIDFCCGGDRVLKETFSEKNLDEITVLSELNTAYESWQKEDHQVTDWDTIPLTELVDHIVYNHHAYLAEELPALGEFVTKVFRKHGGDQPHLQELHRLYNDFKVEMDEHTMKEERDVFPLIKEYEKNPSEELLQQIHVANGELEEEHDVTGDMLKRMRVITGGFQPHANACGSYQITYARLAELEENTFQHIHLENNVLFKRL